The following are encoded in a window of Arctopsyche grandis isolate Sample6627 chromosome 4, ASM5162203v2, whole genome shotgun sequence genomic DNA:
- the numb gene encoding NUMB endocytic adaptor protein isoform X1, giving the protein MGNQGSAPHEPLARAAATNAGFTLRGTSFRRSGSRGMDRLRRSFRESFRRRKGGDGGGIGGGGAGPESARPHQWQADESSVRAATCAFPVKYLGCVEVFESRGMQVCEEALKVLRNSRRRAVRAILNVSGDGLRVVEEDTKGLIVDQTIEKVSFCAPDRNHERGFSYICRDGTTRRWMCHGFLACREPGERLSHAVGCAFAACLERKQRRDKDTIIAAEITKSHTNKILANGGNKSDRSMSIDSNCSSLSSSAYSNATIPNIVPVAARPPPPPNPFAIERPHAAPHMLERQGSFRGFAHLNNNSPFKRQMSLRISDLPSNLERLRPNPLQTQQSHQPVATILPLSPLSSEPTMEPEDQVSAMCQQLARGLQLLSEEPFTAPPTVPVSAPQDLPAPDQWLGRIARAPLPTRGPPPVTRAPPLSGRSLSLGGDPFDAEWAAPPPRPTNPFLQQAL; this is encoded by the exons ATGGGGAACCAAGGGTCGGCGCCCCACGAGCCTCTGGCCAGGGCTGCCGCCACCAATGCCGGTTTCACGCTCAGG GGTACGTCATTTCGTCGATCAGGTAGCCGCGGTATGGATCGTTTGAGGAGATCGTTCAGAGAGTCGTTTCGGCGGCGCAAAGGGGGTGATGGAGGCGGGATTGGTGGTGGCGGTGCTGGACCGGAGAGTGCCCGTCCTCACCAATGGCAAGCCGACGAGTCGTCGGTCCGTGCCGCCACCTGCGCATTTCCCGTTAAATACTTGGGATGCGTGGAGGTGTTTGAATCCCGTGGGATGCAAGTTTGCGAAGAGGCTCTAAAAGTCCTTAGG AATTCTAGAAGACGAGCGGTCAGGGCTATTCTTAACGTCAGCGGAGATGGATTACGTGTCGTCGAAGAAGACACAAAGGGGCTTATCGTCGATCAAACTATAGAAAAAGTGTCGTTTTGTGCACCGGATCGGAATCACGAACGTGGTTTTAG TTATATTTGTCGCGATGGAACAACGAGACGGTGGATGTGTCATGGATTTTTGGCATGTCGTGAACCTGGAGAGCGGTTGTCTCATGCTGTGGGTTGCGCTTTCGCTGCTTGTCTGGAGCGAAAGCAGCGCCGAGACAAGGACACTATTATAGCAGCCGAAATAACAAAATCACACACCAACAAAATTCTCGCAAATG GTGGAAATAAATCGGATAGATCTATGAGCATAGATAGTAATTGCAGTTCTTTGTCGTCGTCGGCATATTCTAATGCTACAATACCCAACATAGTTCCAGTAGCGGCTCGTCCTCCACCGCCTCCGAATCCTTTCGCCATAGAGCGTCCTCATGCTGCACCGCACATGTTAGAAAGACAAGGCTCTTTCAGAGGCTTTGCTCATCTCAATAATAa TTCACCTTTCAAAAGGCAAATGTCGCTGCGGATTAGCGACCTTCCGAGCAATTTGGAACGTCTCCGACCTAATCCGCTACAAACGCAACAGTCGCACCAGCCTGTTGCGACCATTTTACCTCTGTCGCCGCTTTCATCTGAGCCGACTATGGAGCCAGAAGATCAGGTCTCGGCTATGTGCCAGCAGTTGGCGCGCGGACTTCAACTGTTATCTGAAGAACCATTTACGGCGCCGCCGACGGTGCCAGTTTCGGCACCGCAAGACTTACCTGCCCCAGACCAATGGTTGGGTCGAATCGCGCGGGCTCCGCTACCTACGAGAGGTCCACCCCCTGTGACAAGAGCCCCTCCGCTCTCAGGTCGATCTCTCTCCCTCGGCGGAGATCCTTTCGATGCAGAATGGGCGGCTCCGCCACCGCGACCTACAAATCCATTCTTACAGCAAGCGTTGTAG
- the numb gene encoding NUMB endocytic adaptor protein isoform X2, whose product MDRLRRSFRESFRRRKGGDGGGIGGGGAGPESARPHQWQADESSVRAATCAFPVKYLGCVEVFESRGMQVCEEALKVLRNSRRRAVRAILNVSGDGLRVVEEDTKGLIVDQTIEKVSFCAPDRNHERGFSYICRDGTTRRWMCHGFLACREPGERLSHAVGCAFAACLERKQRRDKDTIIAAEITKSHTNKILANGGNKSDRSMSIDSNCSSLSSSAYSNATIPNIVPVAARPPPPPNPFAIERPHAAPHMLERQGSFRGFAHLNNNSPFKRQMSLRISDLPSNLERLRPNPLQTQQSHQPVATILPLSPLSSEPTMEPEDQVSAMCQQLARGLQLLSEEPFTAPPTVPVSAPQDLPAPDQWLGRIARAPLPTRGPPPVTRAPPLSGRSLSLGGDPFDAEWAAPPPRPTNPFLQQAL is encoded by the exons ATGGATCGTTTGAGGAGATCGTTCAGAGAGTCGTTTCGGCGGCGCAAAGGGGGTGATGGAGGCGGGATTGGTGGTGGCGGTGCTGGACCGGAGAGTGCCCGTCCTCACCAATGGCAAGCCGACGAGTCGTCGGTCCGTGCCGCCACCTGCGCATTTCCCGTTAAATACTTGGGATGCGTGGAGGTGTTTGAATCCCGTGGGATGCAAGTTTGCGAAGAGGCTCTAAAAGTCCTTAGG AATTCTAGAAGACGAGCGGTCAGGGCTATTCTTAACGTCAGCGGAGATGGATTACGTGTCGTCGAAGAAGACACAAAGGGGCTTATCGTCGATCAAACTATAGAAAAAGTGTCGTTTTGTGCACCGGATCGGAATCACGAACGTGGTTTTAG TTATATTTGTCGCGATGGAACAACGAGACGGTGGATGTGTCATGGATTTTTGGCATGTCGTGAACCTGGAGAGCGGTTGTCTCATGCTGTGGGTTGCGCTTTCGCTGCTTGTCTGGAGCGAAAGCAGCGCCGAGACAAGGACACTATTATAGCAGCCGAAATAACAAAATCACACACCAACAAAATTCTCGCAAATG GTGGAAATAAATCGGATAGATCTATGAGCATAGATAGTAATTGCAGTTCTTTGTCGTCGTCGGCATATTCTAATGCTACAATACCCAACATAGTTCCAGTAGCGGCTCGTCCTCCACCGCCTCCGAATCCTTTCGCCATAGAGCGTCCTCATGCTGCACCGCACATGTTAGAAAGACAAGGCTCTTTCAGAGGCTTTGCTCATCTCAATAATAa TTCACCTTTCAAAAGGCAAATGTCGCTGCGGATTAGCGACCTTCCGAGCAATTTGGAACGTCTCCGACCTAATCCGCTACAAACGCAACAGTCGCACCAGCCTGTTGCGACCATTTTACCTCTGTCGCCGCTTTCATCTGAGCCGACTATGGAGCCAGAAGATCAGGTCTCGGCTATGTGCCAGCAGTTGGCGCGCGGACTTCAACTGTTATCTGAAGAACCATTTACGGCGCCGCCGACGGTGCCAGTTTCGGCACCGCAAGACTTACCTGCCCCAGACCAATGGTTGGGTCGAATCGCGCGGGCTCCGCTACCTACGAGAGGTCCACCCCCTGTGACAAGAGCCCCTCCGCTCTCAGGTCGATCTCTCTCCCTCGGCGGAGATCCTTTCGATGCAGAATGGGCGGCTCCGCCACCGCGACCTACAAATCCATTCTTACAGCAAGCGTTGTAG